The DNA sequence CAATGTCGCTGATCGATCTTATTTTGTCAGGGTTGTTCGTCAGTAGTTTGATCTTGTGTATATTGAAGTGGTGCAGTATAAATGTGACCATCTCGTAAGTTCTCTCATCTGCTCCAAATCCAAGCTGATGGTTTGCTTCTATGGTATTTAGTCCGATATCTTGTAGAGCATAAGCGTTTATTTTGTTTAAAAGACCTATATTTCTTCCCTCTTGTCTGAGGTAGATGACCATTCCATTTGTCTGTGAAGCCATTATAAGAGCGTACTCAAGCTGTGCTCCGCAGTCACACTTCAGGCTGCCTATCGCATCACCGGTCAGACACTCCGAATGTACCCTTACTATAGGGATCTCTTCTAGTTTCTCTTTGAAAATGACAAGATGCTCTTTGTGGCCTTCTTTAAAGACTTGAACTCTAAAGTCACCGAACTCCGTCGGTAAATTTGCTACTTCTGAAATTTTGATATTCAATTAAAATGCCCTGTTTTTTACTTTAAAACGGTAAAATATTTTCAAAATTATAGCTTAAAAGGTTTAATAATGTTTCAAAGATTTCGTAGAACCCGCCTAAACTCCCATCTTCGCTCACTTGTTCGTGAGACGAACGTAACCGTTAATGATTTTATATATCCGCTTTTTGTAAGAAGCGGCGAGGGGATTAAAACTGAGGTTGCGTCAATGCCGGGGGTATATCAGATGAGCATAGACGAGGTTTTAAAAGAGTGCGACGAGATAAAGAAATTGGGGCTTTACTCGATCATACTGTTTGGAATTCCTGATGTAAAAGACTCAATAGGTTCCGACTCTTTGTGCGAACATGGAATCATCGCTAAAGCAATACGCGCTGTAAAAGAGGCACATCCGGATATGTTTGTCGTAACAGATCTCTGTTTTTGCGAATATACTGATCACGGGCACTGCGGAATTATAGACGAAAAACTTGAGACAGTAAACAACGATGCTACTCTTGAAATATCTGCAAAACAGGCTATCGTTCATGCAAAAGCGGGTGCAGATATGATCGCACCTTCTGGAATGATGGATGGTATTATATCTACATTAAGAGATGCGCTTGATAGCGCAGGATATGAAAATCTTCCTATTATGAGCTACTCGACAAAGTTTGCTTCAGGCTACTACGGACCTTTCCGTGATGTGGCGGAATCGACCCCAAGTTTCGGAGACCGTGCATCTTACCAGATGGACCCCGCAAATAGAAGAGAAGCTGTAGCGGAGAGCATATCCGATGAGCTTCAGGGCGCTGATATACTTATGGTAAAGCCTGCTCTTGCATACCTTGACATAGTAAGAGAGATAAAAGATAATACTTCTCTTCCGATGGCTGTCTATAATGTAAGCGGAGAGTACGCAATGCTCAAGATGGCTGGAGCAAATAATCTCATAGACTATGAAAGAGTAGTTATGGAGACTATGGTTAGTTTTAAAAGAGCTGGTGCGGACATAATCATCTCCTACCACGCAAAAGAGGTTGCAAAGATGCTGCAAAAGCAATCTTAAAGAAAATTACTATAAACTTGCAGCTTATTTAACTTTTGGGGAAAATATTGAGACATTTTTTAACACTAAAAGATTTTACAAAAGAGGAGATTCTCGAGATCATTGAGACGGGACTCTTAATCAAGAAAAATCTAAAAGCAAAAATTTACAATCAAGAGCTTAAAAATCAAACACTTGCCATGATATTTGAGAAGAGCTCTACAAGAACGCGTGTCAGCTTTGAGACAGGAATGTTTCAGCTAGGCGGTCATGCGCTTTTTTTGTCAAACCGTGATATTCACTTAGGTCGCGGGGAGCCTGTGAAAGATACTGCGCGCGTAATATCCGGTATGTGCGATATGGTGATGATAAGAACTTTTGAGCACTCTATGATAGAGGAGTTTGCACGCTGCTCAAAAGTCCCTGTAATAAACGGTCTGACAGACTCATACCACCCAGTACAGCTTCTAGCGGATTATATGACCCTAGTCGAGTATGGTATGGATAAGAACATAGTCGCTGCATATGTGGGTGATGGAAACAATATGACTCATTCATGGATGATGCTTGCTGCAAAACTTGGATTTGAGCTTAGAGTCGCTACTCCAAAAGGTTATGAACCGGACAGTAAAATACTTCAAGAGGCTCTTGCTATTGCAAAAGAGAGCGGTGCGATCATCAAGCTAATGAACGACCCAAAGGAAGCGGTTGCGGGTGTGAGTGTGGTTACGACAGACACTTGGGTCTCTATGGGGCAGGAGAGTGAAAAAGAGGAGCGCATTAAGACTTTTAAAGGTTTTATGGTTGATGATGAGATGATGTCTCTTGCGCAAGAGGGGGCTAAGTTTTTGCACTGCCTTCCTGCTTACAGAGGCTTAGAAGTTAGCGAAGAGCTTTTTGAAAAGCACTCAGATATAGTCTTTAAAGAGGCAGAAAACAGACTACATGCCCAAAAGGGTCTAATGGTCTGGCTAGATAAAAAAAGAGGATAAATTAGTGAAAAAATTATTAATAATTACTGCAATATTGACAACGACTCTCTTTGGAGCAAAACCGGTTGAGATCGATGAGAGATTTAAAGACTCCTCAAAGTGCAAAACGTGTCATATGCATATAGTTAAAGAGTGGGAGCAGTCTTGGCACTCAAAAAGCCACTATGAAAACAATGAGTACTTTAATGCGACCACTGATTATGTCAGTAAAAAAACAAGAAAAAGCCTAAGCGGTGTACAGGTTCAATGCGCAATGTGCCACAATCCGAGAATATCCGTTACAAGCACTGATATTGAACATGAGATATTGGCGGTCATGGGGTTTGACAAAGATTCTGAGGTAGAAAAAGCATTACAGAGTGATGCGATAAGTGAAGGTATCAACTGTGTTGTTTGCCATAATATAGGTGCGATACACTCTGACAAAGATGAGACGGTTAGAGGAATAAACCGTATAGAGTGGACAAAATCCGGAGTAATGGTCGGGCCGTATGATGATGCCAATTCGCCTTATCATAAAGTAGAGCACAGAGATTATATGGATACAGATCCCAATAAACTCTGTTTTGTATGTCATGCAAATGATAGATCAGTTTCCGATTTTGTTTTTGTAGATATGCAAAAAGAGTATGCCAATAGCGATAAACTTTGTGTTGATTGTCATATGGGGTCAAAAAAGCAGGGTGTTGCAGCAACTTTGAGAATAGATAACGGAAAGACAAGAGCAAGAGAAGTAAGGGGTCATACATTTCCTGGCGCGCATACAGATAGTATGTGGGAAGGTGCACTCGATCTAAAGGTAGAGCAGAAGAAAAAAGAGGTTTATGTATCGATAATAAATCCAAATCCACACAATATACCTAGCGGGTTTGGCTCAAGAGAGATAATCGCCGAATTTGTTTTTAAGAACGGTTACGAGGTTTTAGAAACAAAATCGATCTCTTTGACTACACACTATAAAGACAAAAGAGGAAAAGCGACGATCCCTCATCTTGCGGTTAGCTCTTCAGAGAATCTAAGCGTACCTGCCAATGGAAAAAGAGTGTTAAAAGCTCCGACTCAAATGGGAGCAGACAGAGTTGAAGTGACTCTCTACTTCCGTCTTGTAAATGATGAAATCCACTCTCTGCTGGATTTAAGTCAGCCTATCTGGTCACAGAAATTCTTTATAACATCTAAATCAATATCGCTAAGATAGTGATTTAGTATCTTATTCCAGTAGCGCTTCTTATCTTCTCTATGGTAGGAAGTGCCGCCTCTTTTGCCTTTAGCGCACCCATATTTAAGATATCTCTTACTTCATCTTGGTGAGCTTCAAAGTATTCGCGCCTTTCTCTAAACTCTTTAAAATACTCCCACATAACCTCTGCAAGATATATCTTGAAGTGCCCATGCCCTTCGCCGCCCTGTTTGTATCTATCTTGAAGCGCTTTTAGGTTTTCACCCTCTAAAAAGAGCTTTGCCATATTGTAGACGTTGCATGTCTCATACTCTTTTGGCTCTTCCATCGCTACATTCTCTGTAACTATTTTTTTAATGGTCTTTAACTGGCTTTTCTCTTCGCCAAATATATTTACTACGTTTTTGTAGCTTTTTGACATCTTCTGCCCATCTATGCCGGGAACGGTAGCCACTTCCTCTTGAACTCTGAACTCGGGAACAGTTAAGATATCTCCATATTGATTGTTGAATTTAATAGCGATATCTCTAGCGATCTCAACATGCTGTATCTGATCTTTTCCCACAGGGACAACATCGGAGTTAAAGAGCAGAATGTCTGCTGCCATTAATACAGGGTATGAAAAGAGAGAGTGGTTCGCCGCAATACCTTTTGCCGTTTTGTCTTTGTAGCTGTGAGCACGCTCCAGTAGCCCCATAGGGGTAAAAGATGAGAGAGTCCAGTATAGCTCAAGCACCTCTTTTACATCTGATTGAACCCAGAATACAGACTTTTGAGGATCTATTCCCAGTGCTAA is a window from the Sulfurimonas crateris genome containing:
- the argF gene encoding ornithine carbamoyltransferase, whose protein sequence is MRHFLTLKDFTKEEILEIIETGLLIKKNLKAKIYNQELKNQTLAMIFEKSSTRTRVSFETGMFQLGGHALFLSNRDIHLGRGEPVKDTARVISGMCDMVMIRTFEHSMIEEFARCSKVPVINGLTDSYHPVQLLADYMTLVEYGMDKNIVAAYVGDGNNMTHSWMMLAAKLGFELRVATPKGYEPDSKILQEALAIAKESGAIIKLMNDPKEAVAGVSVVTTDTWVSMGQESEKEERIKTFKGFMVDDEMMSLAQEGAKFLHCLPAYRGLEVSEELFEKHSDIVFKEAENRLHAQKGLMVWLDKKRG
- a CDS encoding multiheme c-type cytochrome; this translates as MKKLLIITAILTTTLFGAKPVEIDERFKDSSKCKTCHMHIVKEWEQSWHSKSHYENNEYFNATTDYVSKKTRKSLSGVQVQCAMCHNPRISVTSTDIEHEILAVMGFDKDSEVEKALQSDAISEGINCVVCHNIGAIHSDKDETVRGINRIEWTKSGVMVGPYDDANSPYHKVEHRDYMDTDPNKLCFVCHANDRSVSDFVFVDMQKEYANSDKLCVDCHMGSKKQGVAATLRIDNGKTRAREVRGHTFPGAHTDSMWEGALDLKVEQKKKEVYVSIINPNPHNIPSGFGSREIIAEFVFKNGYEVLETKSISLTTHYKDKRGKATIPHLAVSSSENLSVPANGKRVLKAPTQMGADRVEVTLYFRLVNDEIHSLLDLSQPIWSQKFFITSKSISLR
- the ribA gene encoding GTP cyclohydrolase II, with amino-acid sequence MNIKISEVANLPTEFGDFRVQVFKEGHKEHLVIFKEKLEEIPIVRVHSECLTGDAIGSLKCDCGAQLEYALIMASQTNGMVIYLRQEGRNIGLLNKINAYALQDIGLNTIEANHQLGFGADERTYEMVTFILHHFNIHKIKLLTNNPDKIRSISDIEIVERIPIIMKSNPHNEAYLNVKKDGMGHLL
- the hemB gene encoding porphobilinogen synthase, whose product is MFQRFRRTRLNSHLRSLVRETNVTVNDFIYPLFVRSGEGIKTEVASMPGVYQMSIDEVLKECDEIKKLGLYSIILFGIPDVKDSIGSDSLCEHGIIAKAIRAVKEAHPDMFVVTDLCFCEYTDHGHCGIIDEKLETVNNDATLEISAKQAIVHAKAGADMIAPSGMMDGIISTLRDALDSAGYENLPIMSYSTKFASGYYGPFRDVAESTPSFGDRASYQMDPANRREAVAESISDELQGADILMVKPALAYLDIVREIKDNTSLPMAVYNVSGEYAMLKMAGANNLIDYERVVMETMVSFKRAGADIIISYHAKEVAKMLQKQS
- the trpS gene encoding tryptophan--tRNA ligase, whose translation is MRVLTGIQPSGDLHIGNYFGSIKQMVEAQSQNQTFMFIANYHAMTSVSDGSRLSELTMQCATDFLALGIDPQKSVFWVQSDVKEVLELYWTLSSFTPMGLLERAHSYKDKTAKGIAANHSLFSYPVLMAADILLFNSDVVPVGKDQIQHVEIARDIAIKFNNQYGDILTVPEFRVQEEVATVPGIDGQKMSKSYKNVVNIFGEEKSQLKTIKKIVTENVAMEEPKEYETCNVYNMAKLFLEGENLKALQDRYKQGGEGHGHFKIYLAEVMWEYFKEFRERREYFEAHQDEVRDILNMGALKAKEAALPTIEKIRSATGIRY